DNA sequence from the Campylobacter concisus genome:
TAGGATCATAGCCCCAAACACGCAAATTTTTATCATAAAAAAGATAGAGCATACCACTTTTTGGCAGTAGTGAGTCAATGTCAAATTTGCTAGCTTCAGCAAAATTTATCTGTGCCACAAAACTTAAAGCGCCATTTTCATTTGAAGGCCATGATAAACCATCTGGCAGATCTGGCGAGCCGCCAAATTTAGACGCTCCAACGGCGATATCATCGTCATTTTTAGCTTGCGTATCTATCCTTATGGCATTTCTTGCTAGTGGCGATAAAAGCCTAAAAAGTTCATCCAGCCCACGCTCTTTACAACCTTTAGAAATTTTTGCAATATCCATATTTTCCTCTTTAACAAGCATCAACGTATATATGATACTTCTTACAATGCAGACAACGAAACAAATATCCGGCAATATCGCCAGCTTTAACAAGATGTTCGCGTAGCATTTTATCGTCGTATTCGGCTCTTTTTGCGTAGTCCTCAAAAACCTCGTCTGCTATACCCATTTCTTCAAGCTCTCTTGTACCAACGTCACCTAAAAATTCGCAATAATCATCACAACAAACTATCCAATGCTCGCCCTGCCAGCTCTCGTAGCCCGGGGTTCTTCTAAAGAGTTCGTCATCCTTTTTAGCATCACTTGTATTTAGTTTGTCAGCATCTTGCACAAATGTAGCGTCAAATTTCTTAGCAGCCTTACCACTAGAAATACAAGTAGGACAAAGATACGAAATATCCTGCTCGCAATAAATGCTGCCGCTATAATAAACTTCAGTATCTTTGCCACAACACTCACACACTATGTTCATATCATCTTTAAATACACCGGTTCTTAAAGGATTAGGATGGTAGATAAATTTTGGTAGCGTGGAAGCTTTTTCTTTTTGAGCTAAAATTTGACCTCTACTTTTTGGGCGAGGCAGTGCCCGTTTATCATTTTCGTCAATGAATTGCACTAGATAGCCAAGTGCCTTTAGCTGTTTTTTATCACTTTTGTCATGTATTTTTAAAAGTAAGTTGTAAGCACTCTTTCTCATAGATAAAAGCTGATAAACATCGACTAAAACATACTTTGCGCAAATGTCATCACAATTTTCCAACTCTTCTTTAAACTGGTAGAGTGCCTCAATGCTAGAAGCATTGCCATTATTTTTATAATATTCTTTTGAAAGAGTGATATATTTTTCTTGGAATTTATTCATTAATACTCTTTATGTGGATTTGATATTAACAATTTTAGTGTTTAAATCTTAAAGATATAAAAGCTAGTATAAAAATTATGGCTATTAAATCGATTAAATTTATATTGATTTTTAAATTGTTTTAGTATTTTAGTAGATGATGCCACAAACAAATTTAATAAGAATTCTTATAAAATTGTTGTGACTATAAATTTATTCTTCAAATGCTCCGATAGAGAGAATTTTTTCTATTCTTTTTGCTACAAGATCATTTATATCAAGCTTTTCAAGCTCAGCTAGCTCTGAGATAAAATAATTTGCAAGTGCTTTAGCAGCACCATCTTTATCTCTATGAGCTCCATTTATCGGCTCATCTATAACAGCATCAATCAGCGATAGACTTTTTAAATCATCAGCTGTTATTTTCATAGATTTTGTGGCTTGTTCTTGTTTAGCTGGGTCATTCCAAAGTATTGCTGCACAGCCTTCTGGTGAAATAACTGAAAACACAGAATTTTTCATCATAGCAAGTCTATCAGCCACACCAATAGCTAAAGCGCCACCACTTCCACCTTCGCCTATGACAACAGCAATTATTGGAGTTTTTAAATTTGCAAACTCAAATAAATTTCTAGCTATAGCCTCACTTTGTCCTCGCTCTTCAGCTCCAACACCTGGATATGCGCCTGGAGTGTCTATGAGAAATAAAATGGGTAGATTAAATTTCTCAGCCATTTTTGCAACTCTAAGAGCCTTGCGATAACCCTCAGGGTGAGGCATACCAAAATTTCTTCTTAATTTATTTTTAGTGCCACGGCCCTTTTGCTCGCCTATAACAATAGTCTTTTTGCCTCCGATATAGCCGATGTAGCAAACTATTGCTGGATCATCTCTAAATGCCCTATCTCCATGAATCTCATATCCATCAATTAAAAGCGCATTAATATAATCAATAGAATATGGTCTATCTGGATGACGAGCAAGTTGCAAACGTTGATATTCGTTTAAATTTTTATATACTTTTGATATCTCTTTGGATAAATTCTTATTTAAAATTTCAACAGCATGTTCATCGCCTCTGATCCTAGCATTTGCTATATCTTCATCAATTTGCTTTATGCTTTTTTCAAAATCTAAATAATTTGACATCTTAATCCAACTTTTTAAATATCACGACACCATTCGTGCCACCAAAGCCAAATGAGTTGCTCATAACAGCTTTTATATCAGCTTTTCTAGCTTTATTTGGAACGTAGTCTAGATCACACTCTGGATCAGGAGTCTCGTAGTTTATTGTTGGAGGGATAATGCCGTCTCTCATTGCCATTATAGATATAACTGCCTCGATAGCACCAGCACCACCTAGGCAGTGTCCGGTTTGACCTTTTGTTGAGCTAACTGGTGGACATTTATCACCAAAAACTGCTTTTAGCGCCGCAGTCTCATTCTTATCATTTACAGGCGTTGAAGTACCATGTGCATTGATATAATCTATCTTTACACCTTTTGCCATATCAAGTGCTTGTTTCATCGCACTTAATGGACCTTCAAGTGTTGGTGATGTGATATGGTGTGCATCTCCGCTCTCACCAAATCCAACTACTTCAGCATAAATTTTAGCACCTCTTGCAATAGCCGACTCATACTCTTCAAGTACAAGTGCACCGGCTCCTTCACCCATTACAAAACCATCGCGATTTGCATCAAATGGCCTTGATGCCTTACTTGGTTCATCATTTCTAGTTGAGAGAGCTTTCATTGCTGCAAAGCCGCCTATACCTACACCACAAATAGTAGACTCAGCACCGATAACTAGCATATTTGTAGCTTGACCAATCATAATGCATTTTGCAGCTTGCGATATCGCATGAGTGCTTGCTGCACATGCCGTTACGCTAGACAAATTTGGACCCTTAAGTCCGTGATTTATAGAAACTATACCACCTAACATATTTACAAGTGCCGATGGAATAAAAAATGGTGAAATTCTCTTTACGCCTTTTTCAAAGTATGTGATTGAATTTTTCTCAATATTTGGCAAACCACCTATACCAGCTGCTGAGCTAACGCCAAATTTATGAGCGTCAAACTCCTTAAAATTTGCATCAGCCATAGCTTCATTAGATGCTTTTATGCCAAGCTGTATGAAACGATCTACTTTTTTCACCTCTTTGCCGTCTAAAATGCTATTTGGATCAAAATCAGTTATCTCGGCAGCAATTTTAACAGGAAAGTCACTTACATCAAAGCTCGTGATCTCTTTCACACCTGTTTTACCCTCGCAAATAGCCTTAAAAGAGCTCTCTTTATCAAGACCAAGTGCGTTTATCATGCCTATACCAGTTACAACGACTCGTTTCAATACATCTCCTTAAATCAAACTGTGTAAATTAAATTATTTACCTAGTTTTTCTATATAATTTACAACGTCTTGAATGCTTATTAATTTCTCTGCTTCACTATCAGGAATTTCTACTTCAAATTTCTCTTCTAAAGCCATAACTAGCTCTACAACGTCAAGTGAGTCAGCGCCTAAATCTTCGATGATTTTAGACTCTAATTTTACTGCTTGTGGATCTACACTTAGTTGCTCTACAACTACGTCTCTTACGTCTTCAAATACTGCCATTTAAGGTCTCCTTATAAAAAATGTCTGTTATCTTATAATATTTACGCTTTTATTTATTTTAAATTTCAAAACTTGTTGAAATTTCATTACATATAAAGTCCGCCATTTATTTTTAGTGTCTCGCCAGTCACGTAGCTAGCGTGATCACTTAGTAAAAATGCAACCGCCTCGGCTACCTCGCTAGCGCTGCCAAAGCGTTTAAGCGGGATATTATCGCTATAAGTTTTTTTCACCTCATCGCTTAGTCCATGTGTCATATCAGTCTCGATAAAGCCTGGAGTTACGCTGTTAAAGCGGATATTTCTACTTGCGCCCTCTTTTGCAAAGCTCTTACTCATGGCGATTAGTCCACCCTTACTGGCTGAATAATTCACCTGCCCTGCATTTCCCATCTCACCAACGATAGATGCGACGTTTACGACCGCTCCAAAGCGCTTTTTGCTCATCACTTTTAAAGCCTCTCTACATCCTATGAAAGCTGAGGTTAAATTTGCATTTATTACATCTGTAAATTCGCTAGTTTTCATGCGAAGTGCTAGCTTGTCGTTTGTGATGCCAGCGTTATTTACAAGATAGCTTAGCTCGCCGTCGCTATCAACTATCAAATTTATACCTTTTATAAACTCATCTTCGTCTGTCGCGTCAAATTTTATCACAGCAGCCTTGCCGCCATTTTGCTCGATCTCAGCCTGCAAAGCGTCTGCCATCTCAGGCTTTGAGCGGTAGTTTATCCACACTTTTAAGCCCATATTTGCAAGCGTTTTTGCAATCTGTGCACCGATACCTCTGCTTGCACCTGTTATTAGCACGTTTTTTCCGCTAAATTTCATAGATTCTCCTTATTTTTTCTAATTTTTCAACGATTGTAGCTTATATAAGCTTAACGTCTAAATTTTATCGCTTCTTTCCCACTTTATCTTTTTGCCAAAACCAAGAACATTGCTCGTAAATTTAAGCTTTTCAAGATTTATGCACCAAATTTTTGGATCCATTGCTTTTGCATAAAAAAATCTTTTAAAGTAAATTTCTCGCTCACTTGTGCTAGCCTCGCTCATCACTCCTTGAAACTGTACGCCCTCTATCTTGCCAACAATCTTTGTATCAAGAGCAACTGTGCCAGCAACGAGCTTTGAGTTTTTTAAAAATTTAACATGTGAGCTCTCATCAGAGCTAGCTAACAAAAGGCTAAAATTTACCTCATCAAGGGCGTAAAATGCGCTAAAGGCATAAGGCTGACCCTCATCATCAATGGCGCAAATGCTAGCAAGGTGCATCTTTTTTAGAAATTTAACTATCCTCTCATCCATCTAAATTCCCCTAAAAATGTCAAGAATGGTTTGAAATTTAAATATGACTATGGTGATTATTAGCACCCAAAGCATAAAAATAATAAGCTCTATTAGAGTAAATTTATCTTTTGCAACTTTTTTAAAAACAAGCATCGTTAAAAATGCTCCTAAAAAGCCACCAATTAGCGAAAAATAGTGGATCGCATTAACCTTTACAAAGCTTGGCAAAAGCCCTTTAAAAAATAGTGAAAACATCAAAATAGCAAGCAAATTTGCAAGTATCAAATAATATCCAACGACTGGTAAAACTGGGTAGAGCCTAGCAAAGCCAAAGCTTAAAACAGTGATAAGCATAAGCAAAAAGATCCTAGTCCCAAAACAACACATCGCCCGTCCTTTTTTGACGCATTTTACAAAATTTTGCTTTATGAAATTAAAATTTTGCCGATTTAGCCTCAAAAGGATTTAAAAATGCAAACAAATTTTTACTCTCAAGGAAGCTACAACAACATGAGCTTTTCGATGAAAACTAGCTCAGGCGATGAGATAAGCTTTTCGATGTATGACAACAAAAGTTTGGAGTTTTCAAGCCAGAAAAATGGTACTTCAAGCCAAAGAAGCCTTACTCTCACGCACGAATACGGCTATGAGTTTTTATATAAAGGAAACGGCATAGACGAGCAAGATATGAAAGAGATCGAAGAGGCGATGAAGCAAATTCGCCCACAAGTTGATGAATTTATGAAAAACGTCAAAGAGGGCGACAAGATCGCTGGTAGCAGCCAAAGCATAAGCGATCTTTCAAACAAGATCAAGCAAATGCTGCCTGACGCAAAAGATCTAAATCACAAAAATTTCATAAATGACAATATGCTAAAGATGTTTGACGAGCTTTTAGCTAAAAATGATGCTAATAAAAATCTACTAAGTGCCACAAAAAGGCTATTTGATACATTGCTTGATGAGAGCAACAAAGTATCTTACTATGCGTAAATTTAGGGCCTTTTGGCTCTAAATTTTTATAAGTGCTTCTTTCTCAAAAAAGAGGTGCGATAAGACTATCACAAAATAAAGCTGAAAAAATAGTCCCACAAGCGGCACAAGCGAGATGAGATAAAACAAAAGTGTAAAAATTATAAATTTTATCCCGCCACCTTCAAGTAGTGCTAGCTCAAATTTATCACTATCAAGAGTGTTTGAGCCAACGTCTATCAGTAAAAGTTTATAGTAGATATAAAAAAACGGCACATTTATGATGAAAAAATTTAATACTGGTACAAATAAAAGCGGTAGGCAAACGAGCAATATCCCAAGAAATTTCATGATCTCAATCATCATCACCTTTAGCACTCTAGCCGTGCTAACCTCGCTTTTAAGCACGTAGTTGTAGTGCCTTTTGTTTATCTCTTTAGTAACAACTGGAGTTAAAAAGCCAGCTACGACTAGAGCGATCACAATGCTAACAATGATCGTTAAAAAAGTGCTCAAAATATAAAAAAGTATGCTAACTATCCATTTTGTGGCACTAAAGCTTAAAATTTTAATAGCTATAAAAGAGAGCACCGAGTTTGGCTCTAAAAAGGCAAAATTCTCATTTTTGGCGCTATCACTTAAAAGATCAAATATTTCACCACCACCCCAAATCGTAAGCCACGCAAGACTAAAAATACTAAGGCAAAGTGGCAAGATAGATAACGTTATAAATTTGGCTGTAAAAAAATCTTTAAAACCAAGGCGAAGAAGGTTTATCATTTCACCTTTTTATATTCATGCTCAAGTGCTGCGTAAATTTCACCTATCTTACTAACGCCATTTGACAAAATTTCACTCATCACTTCATTATCTTCGCGTCCGTTCCAATTTTTCTTATAGCTGCCTTCTTTGTAGCCATTATTTTGACGGAAGCGATTTAGCACGTTTTTAGCGATATAGCACTCATAAAGTGAGTATAAATTTACGCCGCATTTTAAAGACATAGAGAAGTAAATTTTTAAAATATCAAATATATCGTAGTCAAACCCGCTGCACTCATGTATAAGCATTTCAACGTCATTCATTATCTCATAAATGCTCTCGTCTTCGATCCTTAATGGCTCTTTACAAAACTCACTAAAACCGCTTGATTGGCAGATGTCATCGGCTAAAGTTTCTATATCTCCAAGCTGTTTTGATTTATAAATTTGTAAAGCTAGGCTCATTATAAAGTGCCAAATATCAACAACTTCTATACGTAAATTTTGCTCATCAGTCTTAGCATCGATGCTCTTCCAGTGCTTCCAAGCAAAGCTATCGATTAGCTCAGCACATTCCATATATATGCAACGCCTCCAGCTAATTAATTTATTTTTATTAGTATAACCATTTTCCCAGCCAAGCCCATTTGTCTCATCATTTAGGCTTTGCTGCATCTTTAACATCTCTAAAATAATCGTTCTTTCATTCATTTTAGGCCTTTAAAAATTTTAAAGGATTATAACAAAAAATTATTAAATGCCACGAGGCAAGCTTGACTTAAATCATTTTATGTATAAAATTTAGGAGCTAAAATAGGCAAAAATTTCAAAGGAGAAAAAATGAGAGAAAAAGATCTAGTGGTTTGCAATGTTTGCGGACTAAAAAGCAGTGATGACACAAATGCAGTTTTTATCCACGCTCATAAAAATGGTGAAGAAGTTGATATCTGCACCAGTTGTGTTCCAAGCGTGATCCATGGCTCAGGCATGGTCGTAAAATCAAACGAAGAGATAAAGGCTGAAATTTAAACTTTAGCTATCATTTGAGGATCTTGCCTTACAAGGTCTTCAAATTCTTCTGCACTCATAGGACGAGACAAGAAAAGTCCTTGCACTTCATTACAATCAAGCTCTTTTAAGAAACAAATATCTTCTTCTTTTTCTACGCCTTTTGCGCCAACTTTTATCTTCATTGCCTTTGCTAAATCGATAATTGCAGATACGATTTGTGCATCTATTTTGCTATTTGATGCTTGAGCAACAAATTCACTTGCTATTTTTATACGCTTAACACCGTACTTTCTAATATAAATAAATGAAGTATATCCAGAGCCAAAATTATCTATGCAAACGTCTATATTATTTTCTTTAAGAATAGAAAAAATTTTATCGAGCGTTTTAGAATTATTTGTCCATATTTCTTCGCCGAATTCTATTTCAAAAAGCTCTGGATTTATATGGTGCGAGCGTAAGCTAGAAACAAAATCTAAAACAAATTTTTCTGATTTACTTTGAATCTGCGCAACATTTATGCTTATTTTTGGTATCGAGAGTTTTTCTTTTTGCCATCTATCTACATACTCTATGGTCTTTGAAACTAAAAGCGAGCAAATATCGTTTAAGATATCACTATTTACATTGACCTCTTTCATAAATTTGCTTGCTTCCATCAAGCCAAATTTTTCTGATTTCCAATATAAAAAAACCTCTGCGTAGATCATTTTTTCGATTTTTAGATCAAATATTGGTTGAAAATATACATGAAGGTCTTCTTGCAAATTAGCTTTTTTAAGCGCGATCTCGATGCTTGAGCTTAGGTGCATTTCATTGCTAATTTTATCGCTATAAACCATAGGATTTAAAGCTGGATTTTTTTTGGCATAATACATTGCCATATCTGCGTTTTTTATAATATTTCTTGGATTTGCCGTGCTATCTTTTGTTGCTACGTCTATGCCTATTATACACTTAAGCCCAAAATGATATCTATCTATTTGAATTGGCTTTTCAATAGCATCTTTTAAGGCAATACCAAGATTTAAGCGTTTTGTATGACTATTTATCTCCATTTTTGCTAATACAATAAATTCGTCCGCGCTAATCCTTGCTATGGCCTCTTGTCTATTGCAAACCTCAAGTATCCTTTTTGCAACTAGTTTTAAAATTCTATCGCCTATTTCATGCCCGTAAGATGTATTTATGCTTTTAAAACGGCTTAAATTTATATAATAAACTGCGATTTCCTCATCTTCAGAGATGCTTTTGCACATTCTTTCAAGCTCATTTACTATAAAATTTCTATTACCAAGATCTGTTAGATAATCTTTCTCGGACGTATCTTGAAGTCTTAAATTTGCGAGCATAAGTTCATTGGTTCGCTCATGCATCGACTTTTCCATCTCTCTATGAATATTTCTCTCATAATC
Encoded proteins:
- a CDS encoding CbrC family protein; translated protein: MNKFQEKYITLSKEYYKNNGNASSIEALYQFKEELENCDDICAKYVLVDVYQLLSMRKSAYNLLLKIHDKSDKKQLKALGYLVQFIDENDKRALPRPKSRGQILAQKEKASTLPKFIYHPNPLRTGVFKDDMNIVCECCGKDTEVYYSGSIYCEQDISYLCPTCISSGKAAKKFDATFVQDADKLNTSDAKKDDELFRRTPGYESWQGEHWIVCCDDYCEFLGDVGTRELEEMGIADEVFEDYAKRAEYDDKMLREHLVKAGDIAGYLFRCLHCKKYHIYVDAC
- the accA gene encoding acetyl-CoA carboxylase carboxyl transferase subunit alpha; translated protein: MSNYLDFEKSIKQIDEDIANARIRGDEHAVEILNKNLSKEISKVYKNLNEYQRLQLARHPDRPYSIDYINALLIDGYEIHGDRAFRDDPAIVCYIGYIGGKKTIVIGEQKGRGTKNKLRRNFGMPHPEGYRKALRVAKMAEKFNLPILFLIDTPGAYPGVGAEERGQSEAIARNLFEFANLKTPIIAVVIGEGGSGGALAIGVADRLAMMKNSVFSVISPEGCAAILWNDPAKQEQATKSMKITADDLKSLSLIDAVIDEPINGAHRDKDGAAKALANYFISELAELEKLDINDLVAKRIEKILSIGAFEE
- a CDS encoding beta-ketoacyl-ACP synthase II, which codes for MKRVVVTGIGMINALGLDKESSFKAICEGKTGVKEITSFDVSDFPVKIAAEITDFDPNSILDGKEVKKVDRFIQLGIKASNEAMADANFKEFDAHKFGVSSAAGIGGLPNIEKNSITYFEKGVKRISPFFIPSALVNMLGGIVSINHGLKGPNLSSVTACAASTHAISQAAKCIMIGQATNMLVIGAESTICGVGIGGFAAMKALSTRNDEPSKASRPFDANRDGFVMGEGAGALVLEEYESAIARGAKIYAEVVGFGESGDAHHITSPTLEGPLSAMKQALDMAKGVKIDYINAHGTSTPVNDKNETAALKAVFGDKCPPVSSTKGQTGHCLGGAGAIEAVISIMAMRDGIIPPTINYETPDPECDLDYVPNKARKADIKAVMSNSFGFGGTNGVVIFKKLD
- the acpP gene encoding acyl carrier protein — its product is MAVFEDVRDVVVEQLSVDPQAVKLESKIIEDLGADSLDVVELVMALEEKFEVEIPDSEAEKLISIQDVVNYIEKLGK
- the fabG gene encoding 3-oxoacyl-ACP reductase FabG; this translates as MKFSGKNVLITGASRGIGAQIAKTLANMGLKVWINYRSKPEMADALQAEIEQNGGKAAVIKFDATDEDEFIKGINLIVDSDGELSYLVNNAGITNDKLALRMKTSEFTDVINANLTSAFIGCREALKVMSKKRFGAVVNVASIVGEMGNAGQVNYSASKGGLIAMSKSFAKEGASRNIRFNSVTPGFIETDMTHGLSDEVKKTYSDNIPLKRFGSASEVAEAVAFLLSDHASYVTGETLKINGGLYM
- a CDS encoding L-arabinose ABC transporter, producing the protein MCCFGTRIFLLMLITVLSFGFARLYPVLPVVGYYLILANLLAILMFSLFFKGLLPSFVKVNAIHYFSLIGGFLGAFLTMLVFKKVAKDKFTLIELIIFMLWVLIITIVIFKFQTILDIFRGI
- a CDS encoding ATP/GTP-binding protein, with the protein product MQTNFYSQGSYNNMSFSMKTSSGDEISFSMYDNKSLEFSSQKNGTSSQRSLTLTHEYGYEFLYKGNGIDEQDMKEIEEAMKQIRPQVDEFMKNVKEGDKIAGSSQSISDLSNKIKQMLPDAKDLNHKNFINDNMLKMFDELLAKNDANKNLLSATKRLFDTLLDESNKVSYYA
- a CDS encoding EI24 domain-containing protein, which encodes MINLLRLGFKDFFTAKFITLSILPLCLSIFSLAWLTIWGGGEIFDLLSDSAKNENFAFLEPNSVLSFIAIKILSFSATKWIVSILFYILSTFLTIIVSIVIALVVAGFLTPVVTKEINKRHYNYVLKSEVSTARVLKVMMIEIMKFLGILLVCLPLLFVPVLNFFIINVPFFYIYYKLLLIDVGSNTLDSDKFELALLEGGGIKFIIFTLLFYLISLVPLVGLFFQLYFVIVLSHLFFEKEALIKI
- the dut gene encoding dUTPase, producing the protein MNERTIILEMLKMQQSLNDETNGLGWENGYTNKNKLISWRRCIYMECAELIDSFAWKHWKSIDAKTDEQNLRIEVVDIWHFIMSLALQIYKSKQLGDIETLADDICQSSGFSEFCKEPLRIEDESIYEIMNDVEMLIHECSGFDYDIFDILKIYFSMSLKCGVNLYSLYECYIAKNVLNRFRQNNGYKEGSYKKNWNGREDNEVMSEILSNGVSKIGEIYAALEHEYKKVK
- a CDS encoding bifunctional diguanylate cyclase/phosphodiesterase; translation: MRAHSSYAYLDVFFMLPMISILAGVSIFLYSKFAASQEKLAIIMDSISVFFLIVILIYGIFDEVDILSMINNRSNIVFLSIVAINFLILFITLSEIFTSSLLHIKISGFYLISASILFTMLNLFIFYSQISNVNFGHKIDFLYIVPFFFLMIGAFHLKAKNEYVTNTDKDISIGSKWLPIIIVLPLLLQEDLTSFSALISLFILVVNAIINYYVKSSIASRKILDYERNIHREMEKSMHERTNELMLANLRLQDTSEKDYLTDLGNRNFIVNELERMCKSISEDEEIAVYYINLSRFKSINTSYGHEIGDRILKLVAKRILEVCNRQEAIARISADEFIVLAKMEINSHTKRLNLGIALKDAIEKPIQIDRYHFGLKCIIGIDVATKDSTANPRNIIKNADMAMYYAKKNPALNPMVYSDKISNEMHLSSSIEIALKKANLQEDLHVYFQPIFDLKIEKMIYAEVFLYWKSEKFGLMEASKFMKEVNVNSDILNDICSLLVSKTIEYVDRWQKEKLSIPKISINVAQIQSKSEKFVLDFVSSLRSHHINPELFEIEFGEEIWTNNSKTLDKIFSILKENNIDVCIDNFGSGYTSFIYIRKYGVKRIKIASEFVAQASNSKIDAQIVSAIIDLAKAMKIKVGAKGVEKEEDICFLKELDCNEVQGLFLSRPMSAEEFEDLVRQDPQMIAKV